AATGATTTGTATGTTCCAAACACATGGCTTTATATTCTACAGAGACGAAATGGAACTACATAATATGATGAACATACTGAACTGTAGGATTACTTCTTGCGCCTTCTTTATTCAGGTGCACTCATGAAAACCCTTCCCTGCGATGTGACCAAGTTTGACATAAAAGCTGGAGGCTACTTATTTACATGAATCTGTCTACCTGCCAGCCTATATGCAGAAACACCCACAGATGTCCTGTTGCTATTGATCATATTGAGATAGAGCTATAGTATCTACTGTGTTCTGGTTAAAAAAAAAGATAACAGGATTAGGTTCTTGAAGGATTTGCAATCACTAATGAGTGATTTATGTACTCGTGCGTttgttttcttttctcgttctgtTCCTACTCTGTCGTGGTTACCTTTCATAGGCTGACACCTCTTATGCTACTCAGATGTTATCCTGGCTGTTACGTGGCCAAAATGATGCTATTGCATTGTATAGGGAATCTGGAATTCTGGATTCCTATATATCGTAACTCCTTTGCTGTTGCGTATGCATTCCAGTTTCAGTTTGGTGTTACAAAACGAATTCAGTTACAGGTGTGCTTGTTCAGCTATATAGGGGAAAAACTGTTTGTACCAGAAGTAATATACTGAATTCTGTAGCTGCATTGTTCAGCTTGTATCGTTTTGCTATGGTCAATTCTCTTCTCACCATTGGGCTTGTGAATTCCATGTTCCCGGTGATGTGGCATGCCTGGCAGCTGATTATATTCTCGGCGTGCATGGCATCTCACTTTGCCTGTGCAGCAAGTGTACTGAGTCTGATTAATGCAGCTTTAGTTAGCTGTAAACTTACAGAGGCAATATGAGAGCGGTGATTTCACTGTTTCGCCTGAATCCATATAAAAGCGAGCCGGATCGGGCTAAAAAACGTGCTTCGGGCTGGGCTTTTTAGGCTTCGGGCTTTCTGTATACTGATGGTGCATCGACTGAAGAGCAGAAGGATGAAGCTGGAGCCGAACCCATAATGGGCCGGCCATGTAATAGAACTGTCTGTGGAGAATTGTGAACCCTATTGTTACTCTTCTTCTCTTCCACTTCACTCTCCTTCTCCCGTTCTGGAACCTTGCGGCGGTGGATCGGCGATCCGGGCTGCTGACACCGTGACTTCGTCTTGACACTTGCGCCGTCGGCCTCGCTCTCTAAAACGTAGCCCTTATCGTTTTTCTAGGCTTGCGGCTCATCGCGTCGTCGTCGCTGACGATGGCCGACGTACGTAGCCGCAGTAGCCGTCGCTTGGGCAGTTCTCGTCGTCGTCCGCGACATCGGTGCACTCGGCCTCGTCGTCCAGGCTGCTGAAGTAATCCTtgctgtcgtcgtcgtcgtcagtcgTCACACGGATTATACGATTCGTCCTCATTGTTGCTGTATGCCGTGGCGGCGCCGCGATGAATCCTGGAAGACCTACGCTATTTTTGGCGAGAGCTAAGCCTTGGATTACGGCGCCACTATTTAGGGTTGCTCTTTCCCGATCGGACTCGCTTAGCGGATGTAACATTAACGGCGAAGGAAATTAAATCGTTCACCTATTTTCTGCTCGCAAGCCCTATTACACGTCATCAAAGACGTCACCGCATATTACTGCAAAAGCGCAAATTACAGTTTTTACAATTATCAAAAAAAAACTTACAGTTATCAATtagaaaacaaaacaaaacaaaggtTGGCGTCCCTAACATGTTGCGCCAGACCTATCACACGGAGGGTTATTTTTCTACTTTGCACCGTTATTATTGTTGAGCAGGCAGCTGCTCGGTAAAAACACCTCTAATTATCTATCTTCTGAAGAACCGATTCGGATTTCGAACGCAAATGCACCTGCAGCCATCGCCTCCCCCGTCACCGTCGTGTGAATCCTTGCATCGCCTTAGATACGCACTCCACAGCATGCACCTGCTGCCATCATCACTGGGCCTTCTCACGACGAAGCTGATCCCGGCAACATGCAGCCCCAGGATCCGCAGCCTGACCGCCGTGGCATCCTTCTTTTCCAGAGACGCCTCGATCAGCCCAATCATGGGGTCGCCGATGGCGCCGTACCTTTCCTTGGGATCCCTCGCCTGCATCAGGACCACGTGGACCATGCAGTCCTTGCCGACGGCGACGGCCCTGTCCCGCCTCCCGTCGCCCGCGGCGGGGTCGGTGGCCGGTGAGGCCATCTGGATCTTCAGGCCTTCCAGGAGCAGAGATTCCAGCATGCCCATCGTGTCGAGGACGAGAGCTTCCACGAGGTCGTCCCCCGAGCTCGGCCTCGCCGCTCGGCGCACGGGCTCGCCGGGGTTCTTCTGCCCGGTTATGTCCTCCAGCGGCATTAGCTGGACCAGGAACTTGCGCAGGTCCTCGGCATTCATCGCCGCCATCTTGCCAAGAACCTGGTGAAGATCACGTACGGCGCATGCAGTTGTCAAACCAGACACACCAAGGCAGAGATGTCACAAGACGATGTCTCCAACTCGAATGGATCGTATGTGGAAACTGGAAACTAACAACGTTAACCGAAACACACCTCGGACGCGCTCGCCGCGTCGGCGGGGACGACGGGCCGCGACACCTGCACGGCCAGCCGCTCCCACGGGCGCCCTACTACCCGCCTGACCTCGCGCATGTAGCTGCCGTCCTCCAGCCTCACCACCTCCTGCACGCCGTGGCCGGCGCTGGCACACGTCGTGGCGGCCGTGGTCTTGGCCGTGCCCATGCTCATCACGCTACCGCCGCCCTCCGCCGTGGCCTTGGCGCCGTTCCCGACGCGATCGGTGACCTCGCCGCCTCCCTCCGCACGGTCCTGCTTGGCGCGGCCCCTGGCGACGCGCTCGGGGGCGCCTGGCGCCGGCCTCTCCTCGTGGC
This portion of the Zea mays cultivar B73 chromosome 2, Zm-B73-REFERENCE-NAM-5.0, whole genome shotgun sequence genome encodes:
- the LOC100303824 gene encoding uncharacterized protein LOC100303824 is translated as MSREKPPAPAVVSTGCSGFMSCLSRHRRGPQQRAVPRGAAVLPRRSDAGGCDAGAEAAEGCWKRVQLLEEEEEEGKRLSGHEERPAPGAPERVARGRAKQDRAEGGGEVTDRVGNGAKATAEGGGSVMSMGTAKTTAATTCASAGHGVQEVVRLEDGSYMREVRRVVGRPWERLAVQVSRPVVPADAASASEVLGKMAAMNAEDLRKFLVQLMPLEDITGQKNPGEPVRRAARPSSGDDLVEALVLDTMGMLESLLLEGLKIQMASPATDPAAGDGRRDRAVAVGKDCMVHVVLMQARDPKERYGAIGDPMIGLIEASLEKKDATAVRLRILGLHVAGISFVVRRPSDDGSRCMLWSAYLRRCKDSHDGDGGGDGCRCICVRNPNRFFRR